The following proteins are co-located in the Anas platyrhynchos isolate ZD024472 breed Pekin duck chromosome 1, IASCAAS_PekinDuck_T2T, whole genome shotgun sequence genome:
- the MANSC4 gene encoding MANSC domain-containing protein 4 has product MVLMVAISEVLLVLDLVVKSDCLCTPTTFYKNCWIRRFPGLLIDLQESQKRGAQVLKIYAEVSSQQCSRNCCLQRNVSCNLAVFYHGATHENMNCLHMTCPSLESCIIKARINVVLYNITTGIDPDLLIFEKATSKELHMHSSPNKYERQNSTKTTEWERCQHGNGTSSSLLLLAPSSTTGHGLTANTYTSSTNLMVEKNKVITYSKAEMSPLDDHLAKRTYTTSVSARSTTSSDKRTVRSTLISKSAEVLSHMPTPPRLNSSKQHLNETKGYSGRNYTSDNEVPAWDAAALGVWLIPVVLCSSLIFLCCCTVALAAGRCRNRKGQYNPIRRGRAMSRRVIKYTSVKGSL; this is encoded by the exons ATGGTCCTTATGGTGGCAATATCAGAAGTGCTGTTGGTTCTGGATTTGGTGGTGAAATCAGACTGTCTCTGCACACCCACTACATTTTACAAAAACTGCTGGATCCGACGCTTCCCAGGTCTTCTGATTGACCTGCAGGAATCGCAGAAAAGGGGAGCCCAGGTGCTGAAGATTTATGCGGAAGTCTCATCCCAACAGTGCAGCAGAAACTGCTGTCTTCAGAGGAATG TCTCCTGCAACCTAGCAGTGTTCTACCATGGAGCTACTCATGAGAATATGAATTGCTTGCACATGACTTGCCCATCATTGGAAAGTTGTATAATAAAGGCTAGAATCAACGTTGTTTTGTACAACATCACAACAG GGATTGATCCAGATcttcttatttttgaaaaagcaaCATCCAAAGAGCTACATATGCACTCCTCACCTAATAAATACGAaagacaaaacagcacaaagACCACTGAGTGGGAAAGATGCCAGCATGGTAATGGCACGTCAAGTTCTCTTCTGCTCCTAGCTCCATCTTCTACCACTGGCCATGGCTTAACAGCAAACACTTACACTTCCAGTACAAACCTGAtggttgaaaaaaataaagtcatcaCATATTCCAaggcagaaatgtctcctctgGATGACCATTTGGCTAAGAGGACTTATACAACTTCAGTAAGCGCTAGGTCAACTACTAGCTCAGACAAAAGAACTGTACGCTCAACTTTGATATCTAAATCTGCAGAGGTGTTATCCCACATGCCCACTCCTCCTCGTCTGAACAGCAGCAAGCAACACTTAAATGAAACCAAAGGCTACAGTGGTAGGAATTATACTTCAGACAACGAGGTACCTGCTTGGGatgctgcagctctgggtgTCTGGTTGATTCCAGTTGTTCTTTGCTCTTCTCTCATCTTCCTTTGCTGTTGTACTGTTGCTCTTGCAGCAGGGCGTTGCAGAAATAGGAAAGGTCAGTACAATCCCATAAGGAGAGGAAGAGCAATGTCTAGACGAGTCATAAAATACACTAGTGTCAAAGGTAGTTTGTAA